In one window of Maribacter sp. BPC-D8 DNA:
- a CDS encoding head GIN domain-containing protein, whose amino-acid sequence MRKLSVLVCAGLLSLSCSAQWGKTIKGNGNNVTIERNTGDYDGVAVSGWFDVDLVSGSEGEITLKGEENLLEYIITEVKDGKLVIKTEKGVNLKSSNWKSGIHITVPVESISSVAMSGSGDIVGKTKIKADKFSTAMSGSGDITLDIETSSISATMSGSGDISLSGSTTDFEATISGSGDIEAYDLEADNVEATVSGSADIQVTANKSIKARVSGSGDISYKGNPEKVNTKTSGSGDISKG is encoded by the coding sequence ATGAGAAAATTAAGTGTATTAGTATGTGCAGGTCTTTTATCTCTTTCTTGTTCAGCACAATGGGGAAAGACCATAAAAGGAAACGGAAACAATGTTACCATTGAAAGAAACACGGGAGATTATGACGGGGTAGCAGTTTCTGGCTGGTTCGATGTTGACCTAGTTTCTGGCAGCGAAGGAGAGATTACTTTGAAAGGTGAAGAAAACCTTCTAGAGTATATTATCACCGAAGTAAAAGATGGCAAACTGGTTATTAAAACTGAAAAAGGGGTCAACTTAAAATCAAGTAACTGGAAATCTGGAATTCACATTACCGTACCTGTAGAATCTATAAGTTCTGTGGCTATGTCTGGATCAGGAGATATAGTTGGTAAAACAAAAATTAAAGCAGATAAATTCAGTACAGCAATGTCTGGATCTGGTGATATCACCTTAGATATTGAAACGAGCTCTATTTCTGCTACGATGTCTGGATCCGGAGATATTTCGTTAAGCGGTAGTACTACCGATTTTGAAGCTACAATTTCTGGCAGTGGCGATATTGAAGCGTATGACCTTGAAGCTGATAATGTTGAAGCCACTGTTTCCGGCTCTGCAGATATACAAGTAACTGCAAACAAATCTATTAAAGCTCGTGTGTCTGGCTCTGGAGATATCTCTTATAAAGGCAATCCTGAAAAAGTAAATACTAAAACTTCTGGTTCAGGCGACATTTCTAAAGGATAA
- a CDS encoding MFS transporter, with product MGKTLVAKGSKKLLNAWAFYDWANSVYTLTIASSIFPIYYSSLFASKDELVSAFGFDMKQTVLISIVTAFTFLVVAFLSPVLSGIADYVGNKKMFMKFFCYTGSIGCMGLYWFDLEQIHVSLLFYFMGLIGYWGSLVFYNSYLPDIAFEDQQDSISAKGFSLGYFGSVLLLLLNLAMVMKPEWFGFDIGETEDTLNAAKVEAMRISFITVGVWWLLFSQYTFWVLPKGVGKGHKITRDVLFNGLKELKVVWGQLKENERLKRYLYAFFVFSMAVQTIMLVAVYFGEKEIAWVSASEKTTGLIISVLVIQLVAIAGAIITSKASDKFGNIKTLIVVNAIWMLLCVYAYFMVTPTQFYIAAGFVGLVMGGVQSLGRSTYSKFLPETEDTTSYFSFYDVAEKIGIVIGMALFAIIDQVSNMRYAILFLFVFFLGGIILLFKVDESKKPL from the coding sequence ATGGGGAAGACACTAGTTGCAAAAGGAAGTAAAAAATTATTGAACGCATGGGCCTTTTATGACTGGGCAAATTCAGTGTATACGCTGACTATAGCCTCTTCTATTTTTCCTATCTATTATTCTTCACTTTTTGCTTCTAAAGATGAGTTGGTTTCGGCTTTCGGTTTCGATATGAAACAGACCGTACTCATTTCAATAGTTACTGCTTTTACTTTTCTTGTGGTAGCATTTTTATCACCGGTATTATCGGGCATTGCAGATTATGTTGGTAATAAGAAAATGTTCATGAAGTTTTTCTGCTACACCGGTAGTATAGGCTGTATGGGTTTGTATTGGTTCGATTTAGAACAAATTCATGTAAGTCTACTGTTCTATTTTATGGGATTAATAGGATATTGGGGAAGTCTGGTTTTTTATAATTCTTATTTACCTGATATTGCTTTTGAAGATCAGCAAGATAGTATTAGCGCAAAAGGATTTTCTTTAGGGTATTTTGGTAGTGTTCTTTTGTTGTTATTGAATTTAGCCATGGTTATGAAGCCTGAATGGTTCGGATTTGATATTGGTGAAACGGAAGACACACTAAATGCAGCTAAAGTAGAAGCGATGAGAATATCGTTTATAACTGTTGGTGTTTGGTGGTTGCTTTTTAGTCAATATACATTTTGGGTTTTACCAAAAGGGGTAGGTAAAGGTCATAAAATTACCCGCGACGTTCTCTTTAACGGTCTTAAAGAGCTCAAGGTAGTTTGGGGTCAATTGAAAGAAAATGAAAGACTAAAGCGATATCTATATGCCTTTTTTGTGTTCAGCATGGCGGTACAGACAATTATGTTAGTTGCCGTGTATTTTGGAGAAAAAGAAATTGCTTGGGTTTCTGCAAGTGAAAAAACTACAGGTTTAATCATTAGTGTCTTGGTAATTCAATTGGTAGCAATTGCTGGTGCTATAATCACCTCGAAGGCATCTGATAAATTTGGTAATATAAAAACCTTAATAGTAGTTAATGCAATTTGGATGCTACTATGTGTTTACGCTTATTTTATGGTTACACCGACTCAATTCTACATCGCCGCCGGTTTTGTAGGTTTGGTAATGGGAGGTGTTCAATCTTTAGGGCGATCTACATATTCGAAATTTTTACCAGAAACAGAAGACACTACTTCATACTTTAGTTTTTATGACGTAGCTGAGAAAATAGGTATTGTTATCGGTATGGCACTCTTTGCTATAATAGACCAGGTAAGCAACATGCGATATGCCATTTTGTTTTTATTCGTATTCTTTTTAGGCGGTATTATATTGTTATTTAAGGTAGATGAATCAAAAAAGCCTCTATAA
- a CDS encoding M48 family metallopeptidase, whose translation MRKLVLIVFVFIGVSACKVNPFTGQKTLNFYPNSQVFPSAFAQYDTFLTENNVVTGTADAQMITRVGQRISSAAERWLTANGHPGYLADYKWEYNLVKDETVNAWCMPGGKIVFYTGILPITQSETGVAVVMGHEVAHALADHGAQRMSAGTLQQVGAVAGNVAIKNQQTLGLFNQAYGVGTQYLGMLPFSRSHETEADRIGLQIMAIAGYDPYEAAELWKRMKANSGGEAPPEFMSTHPSNDTRINNLTAWAPDAEAEAAKFGVTKFQ comes from the coding sequence ATGAGAAAATTAGTATTAATAGTATTTGTATTTATAGGCGTTTCAGCTTGTAAAGTAAACCCGTTTACGGGTCAGAAAACATTAAATTTTTATCCGAATAGTCAGGTGTTCCCTTCTGCCTTTGCGCAATACGACACATTTTTAACTGAGAATAATGTTGTCACCGGTACAGCAGATGCTCAAATGATTACTAGAGTGGGTCAACGTATATCTTCTGCAGCAGAACGTTGGTTGACTGCAAACGGACACCCAGGTTACTTAGCAGACTATAAGTGGGAATATAACTTGGTAAAAGATGAAACTGTAAATGCTTGGTGTATGCCAGGTGGTAAGATTGTATTTTATACAGGTATACTACCTATTACACAAAGTGAAACTGGTGTAGCAGTAGTAATGGGTCATGAAGTAGCACATGCTCTTGCTGATCATGGTGCGCAACGTATGAGCGCAGGTACATTACAACAAGTAGGTGCTGTGGCAGGTAATGTTGCAATTAAAAATCAACAAACTTTAGGCTTGTTCAATCAAGCTTATGGTGTTGGTACACAGTATTTAGGTATGTTGCCATTTAGTAGAAGTCACGAAACCGAGGCAGATAGAATCGGATTACAAATAATGGCTATTGCAGGTTACGATCCTTACGAAGCTGCAGAGTTGTGGAAACGTATGAAGGCAAACAGTGGAGGAGAAGCACCGCCAGAATTCATGAGTACGCACCCTTCTAATGATACAAGAATAAATAATCTAACAGCTTGGGCACCAGATGCCGAGGCAGAAGCTGCGAAATTTGGAGTAACTAAATTCCAATAA
- a CDS encoding LysM peptidoglycan-binding domain-containing protein: protein MSVKAKYQGVLDLGEQLGIKDGNVTVEGDVLKIKGQAKTPYEKDLMWDKIKQAGGESPSDIKANISVEDDSVYHRHVVKGGESLSKIAKHYYGDAMQYKAIFEANTGILKSPDVIHPDQVLVIPNK, encoded by the coding sequence ATGAGTGTTAAGGCAAAATATCAAGGTGTTTTAGATCTTGGTGAGCAATTAGGTATAAAAGACGGTAACGTAACTGTTGAAGGTGATGTTCTTAAAATAAAAGGGCAAGCAAAAACACCTTATGAAAAAGACCTAATGTGGGATAAAATAAAACAAGCTGGTGGCGAAAGTCCTTCTGACATTAAAGCTAATATCTCTGTTGAAGATGATTCTGTATATCACAGACACGTAGTTAAAGGTGGTGAGTCTTTAAGTAAAATAGCAAAGCACTACTACGGTGATGCTATGCAATACAAAGCTATTTTTGAAGCGAACACTGGTATCTTAAAAAGTCCAGATGTTATTCATCCAGATCAAGTATTGGTTATTCCAAACAAATAG
- a CDS encoding RNA polymerase sigma factor, translating to MSQQREHIDELVQLCMAGKQSAQLEVYNRYYKAMFNTSLRIVKDTAQAEDIMQESFLSAFTKLHTFKGEVTFGSWLKRIVINNSIHQYRKQQKKNEVALDEVLYKVEDNDGIASDLVFTELKAQKVMETMKDLKDNYRISLTLHLIEGFDYDEICEIMNISYANCRTTVSRAKESLRKKLILAV from the coding sequence TTGAGCCAACAAAGAGAACATATTGATGAGCTAGTGCAATTGTGCATGGCCGGTAAACAGAGTGCACAACTAGAAGTGTACAATAGGTATTACAAGGCTATGTTCAATACATCTCTAAGAATCGTAAAAGACACTGCCCAAGCAGAAGACATTATGCAAGAATCGTTTCTAAGCGCATTTACGAAACTGCATACTTTTAAAGGGGAAGTAACTTTTGGATCTTGGTTGAAGCGCATTGTTATTAACAACAGCATACATCAATATAGAAAGCAACAGAAAAAGAATGAAGTTGCTTTAGATGAAGTATTGTACAAGGTCGAAGATAATGACGGAATTGCATCTGACCTTGTGTTTACAGAACTAAAGGCTCAAAAAGTGATGGAAACCATGAAAGATTTAAAAGACAATTACAGAATTTCTTTGACCTTACATCTAATCGAAGGGTTTGATTATGATGAAATTTGCGAAATCATGAACATTAGTTATGCCAATTGCAGAACTACTGTTTCAAGAGCGAAAGAAAGTCTTAGAAAAAAATTAATACTCGCAGTCTAA
- the cmk gene encoding (d)CMP kinase, with the protein MKKITIAIDGFSSTGKSTLAKQLAKKLEYVYVDTGAMYRAVTLFAMKSGFVEAGEVDEDSLVKSLGDIELNFIFNSDLGYAEMYLNGENVEKEIRTMPVSKNVSQVSVIAAVREKLVAMQQAMGIDKGLVMDGRDIGTVVFPDAELKIFMTASPEKRAVRRYKELLDRGEDVVYADILENVEKRDYIDSNRTISPLKRADDAIEFDNSDLGLEDQFQRIYEHSLRVIEKHQA; encoded by the coding sequence ATGAAAAAAATCACTATTGCAATCGACGGATTCTCTTCTACAGGAAAGAGTACTTTGGCTAAGCAGTTAGCTAAAAAGCTAGAATATGTTTATGTAGATACTGGGGCAATGTACCGCGCAGTTACGCTATTTGCTATGAAGTCCGGTTTTGTAGAAGCGGGTGAAGTTGATGAAGATTCATTGGTGAAATCATTAGGTGATATTGAATTGAATTTTATTTTTAATTCAGATTTAGGATATGCCGAAATGTATTTGAATGGTGAAAATGTAGAGAAGGAAATAAGAACTATGCCTGTGTCAAAAAATGTGAGTCAGGTTTCGGTTATAGCAGCTGTACGAGAAAAATTGGTAGCCATGCAACAAGCAATGGGTATTGATAAAGGTCTTGTTATGGACGGTAGAGATATCGGTACTGTAGTTTTTCCTGATGCTGAACTTAAAATTTTCATGACGGCTTCACCAGAAAAACGTGCGGTAAGAAGATATAAAGAATTGTTAGATAGGGGAGAAGATGTGGTTTATGCAGATATTCTTGAAAATGTTGAAAAGCGAGATTATATAGATAGTAACCGTACAATTTCACCTTTGAAGAGAGCAGACGATGCTATTGAGTTTGATAATAGTGATTTAGGACTAGAGGATCAGTTTCAAAGAATCTATGAACATTCGCTTCGGGTTATTGAAAAACATCAAGCATAA
- the lon gene encoding endopeptidase La, translating to MGDSKFSNFDNMSLQGIDQDSELIPLLTPEDEEEMNSETLPETLPILPLRNTVLFPGVVIPITAGRDKSIRLIKDANNGSKVIGVVSQKDEETENPDVQDINTLGTVAKILRVLQMPDGNTTVIIQGKKRFEVAEILTKKPYLTATVRETEEVRPKKNDKEFLAIIESIKELALKIIRDNPNIPSEASFAIKNIQSDSFLINFVSSNLNLDVKAKQELLEIGSLQERALATLKYMNVEMQKLELKNDIQSKVRNDLDQQQREYFLHQQMKTIQEELGGVSYDEELEEMKIKSKKKKWGKKVKEHFDKELAKMKRMNPQVAEYSIQRNYLDLMLDLPWKEFSKDKFDLKRAQRILDRDHYGLEDVKKRIIEYLAVLKLRNDMKSPILCLYGPPGVGKTSLGKSVAEALGREYVRMSLGGLRDEAEIRGHRKTYIGAMPGRIIQSLKKAGTSNPVFILDEIDKLSNSNQGDPSSAMLEVLDPEQNSDFHDNFLELGYDLSKVMFVATANNLGSIQPALRDRMEIIHVSGYTIEEKVEIAKKHLLPKQLTEHGLDSSHLKIGKPQLEKIVEGYTRESGVRSLEKQIAKMVRYAAKSIATEEEYEIKVSNEIIIEVLGAPKMERDKYENNEVAGVVTGLAWTSVGGDILFIESILSKGKGNMTITGNLGKVMKESATIAMEYIKSNAERFGIDPTVFEKYNVHIHVPEGATPKDGPSAGVTMLTSLVSLFTQKRIKKSLAMTGEITLRGKVLPVGGIKEKILAAKRAKIKEIILCADNERDIKEIKESYLKGLTFHYVKEMSEVIDIAITDAKVKHAKEL from the coding sequence ATGGGAGATTCTAAATTTTCAAATTTTGACAATATGTCTTTACAAGGAATAGATCAAGATTCTGAGCTTATACCACTATTGACCCCCGAAGATGAGGAGGAAATGAATAGTGAGACATTGCCAGAAACCTTGCCAATATTGCCTTTAAGAAATACAGTGCTTTTTCCTGGTGTGGTAATTCCGATTACTGCGGGTAGAGATAAAAGTATTCGCTTAATAAAAGATGCTAATAATGGTTCTAAAGTCATTGGTGTAGTTTCTCAGAAAGATGAGGAAACTGAAAATCCTGATGTGCAGGATATCAATACTTTGGGCACGGTAGCCAAAATATTACGTGTGCTTCAAATGCCCGATGGTAATACAACTGTCATTATTCAGGGTAAAAAACGTTTTGAGGTTGCCGAAATCTTGACTAAAAAGCCATATTTAACAGCTACAGTTAGAGAGACCGAAGAAGTTAGACCAAAAAAGAATGACAAGGAGTTTTTAGCTATTATTGAGTCGATTAAAGAATTGGCTTTAAAAATAATTAGAGACAATCCGAATATTCCGAGTGAGGCATCTTTTGCAATTAAAAATATTCAAAGCGATTCTTTCTTAATCAACTTTGTATCGTCTAATCTTAATTTAGATGTTAAGGCAAAGCAAGAATTATTAGAGATCGGTAGCTTACAAGAAAGAGCATTGGCAACATTGAAATATATGAATGTTGAAATGCAAAAATTGGAGCTTAAGAACGATATACAGTCTAAAGTTAGAAATGACTTAGATCAACAGCAGAGAGAATATTTCTTACATCAGCAAATGAAAACTATTCAAGAAGAATTAGGTGGTGTTTCGTATGATGAGGAGTTAGAGGAGATGAAAATCAAGTCTAAAAAGAAAAAATGGGGCAAGAAAGTTAAAGAGCATTTTGATAAAGAATTAGCAAAAATGAAGCGGATGAATCCGCAGGTAGCGGAATATTCTATTCAAAGAAATTATTTAGATCTTATGCTAGATCTACCTTGGAAAGAGTTTTCGAAAGATAAATTCGATTTAAAAAGAGCACAAAGAATATTAGACCGTGACCATTATGGTTTAGAAGATGTCAAGAAAAGAATCATAGAGTATCTAGCGGTATTAAAACTGCGTAATGATATGAAATCTCCGATTTTATGTCTGTACGGACCTCCGGGAGTTGGTAAAACCTCTTTAGGTAAATCTGTTGCAGAAGCATTAGGTAGAGAATATGTAAGAATGTCTTTAGGTGGTTTGCGTGATGAAGCTGAAATTAGAGGGCATCGTAAAACCTACATTGGTGCTATGCCAGGTAGAATTATTCAAAGTCTTAAGAAGGCAGGTACCTCAAATCCTGTTTTTATACTAGATGAGATAGATAAGTTGTCTAATAGTAATCAAGGTGATCCATCTTCAGCAATGTTAGAGGTGTTGGATCCTGAGCAGAATAGTGATTTTCACGATAATTTTTTAGAGTTAGGTTATGACCTATCTAAAGTGATGTTCGTTGCTACCGCAAATAACTTAGGTAGTATTCAGCCGGCACTTAGGGATCGTATGGAGATTATTCATGTAAGTGGTTATACCATTGAAGAAAAAGTAGAGATAGCCAAAAAGCATTTACTACCAAAGCAATTAACTGAGCATGGTTTAGATTCTAGTCATTTAAAAATAGGTAAGCCACAATTAGAGAAAATTGTTGAAGGGTACACCCGTGAATCTGGAGTACGTTCTTTAGAGAAGCAAATTGCCAAAATGGTACGTTACGCGGCTAAGTCTATCGCTACAGAAGAGGAATATGAGATAAAGGTTAGTAATGAGATTATTATAGAAGTATTGGGCGCACCAAAAATGGAACGTGACAAGTATGAAAATAATGAAGTTGCAGGTGTAGTAACAGGTCTTGCTTGGACCAGTGTTGGTGGTGATATATTGTTTATTGAATCTATACTTTCAAAAGGTAAAGGTAATATGACAATTACCGGTAACCTTGGTAAGGTGATGAAAGAATCGGCTACCATTGCAATGGAATACATAAAATCTAATGCTGAACGATTCGGAATTGATCCAACGGTTTTTGAAAAGTACAATGTACATATTCACGTACCAGAGGGTGCAACCCCTAAAGATGGTCCGAGTGCGGGTGTAACTATGTTGACTTCTTTAGTTTCGTTGTTTACTCAAAAACGTATTAAAAAGAGCTTGGCAATGACAGGCGAAATTACGTTACGTGGTAAAGTGTTGCCTGTAGGCGGAATAAAAGAAAAAATTCTTGCGGCTAAAAGAGCGAAAATTAAAGAGATAATTCTTTGTGCAGATAATGAGCGTGATATTAAGGAAATCAAAGAATCATACTTAAAAGGATTGACTTTTCACTATGTAAAAGAAATGTCTGAAGTAATTGATATTGCAATTACTGACGCTAAAGTAAAACACGCGAAGGAGCTATAG